In Phreatobacter aquaticus, a single genomic region encodes these proteins:
- a CDS encoding ABC transporter substrate-binding protein — protein MSFTFRPALIAGMAFALAGTLLSTASAIAQEKVLRIGMTAADIPRTHGQPDQGFEGNRFTGIPMYDALVHWDLSKADAASVIMPGLALSWEVDATDRNKWTFKLRPGVKFHDGSAFNAAAVVWNVQKVLDQAAPHFDQSQVGVTVSRMPNLASARVIDDLTVELITKAPDSFLPINLTNLFMASPAHWQKLLADVPASVADPKARAAAAWVAFAATPSGTGPFRGVRLVPRERFEMVANKGYWDPARTPKVDRVVLLPLPEANARTAALLAGQVDWIEAPAPDAVAQITSRGFKMYTNAQPHVWPWQFSFREGSPWLDRRVRHAANLCINRDELKTLLNGLMEVPRGTYPPGHPWWGNPTFEIKYDLAAARRLMTEAGFSAQRPLSVKVLTSASGSGQMQPIVMNEWLQQALKECFFNVDLEVAEWNSVFNNWREGAGSPGSRGANATNVTYAAMDPFFGMLRFVTRQTNPPASNNWGFFNSDEFDQLAAKARSTFDNAGRDAALAALHKRIVEEAPFLWVAHDVGPRAISAKVTGVVQPRSWFIDIAPMDIAR, from the coding sequence ATGTCCTTCACATTCAGACCGGCGCTCATAGCCGGCATGGCCTTCGCGCTCGCCGGAACCTTGCTCTCCACCGCCTCGGCGATTGCCCAGGAAAAGGTGCTGCGCATCGGCATGACCGCCGCCGACATTCCGCGCACCCACGGCCAACCCGATCAGGGCTTCGAGGGCAACCGCTTCACCGGCATCCCGATGTATGACGCGCTGGTCCACTGGGACCTGTCGAAGGCCGACGCCGCCTCCGTCATCATGCCGGGCCTGGCTCTCTCCTGGGAGGTCGATGCCACCGACCGGAACAAGTGGACCTTCAAGCTGCGCCCCGGCGTGAAGTTCCATGACGGCTCGGCCTTCAATGCCGCGGCTGTCGTCTGGAACGTCCAGAAGGTTCTGGATCAGGCCGCTCCCCATTTCGACCAGAGCCAGGTCGGCGTCACCGTCTCGCGCATGCCGAACCTCGCCTCGGCCCGCGTCATCGACGACCTGACGGTGGAACTGATCACCAAGGCGCCGGACTCGTTCCTGCCGATCAACCTCACCAACCTGTTCATGGCCTCGCCCGCCCATTGGCAGAAGCTGCTCGCCGACGTGCCGGCAAGCGTCGCCGATCCGAAGGCGCGCGCTGCCGCCGCCTGGGTCGCCTTCGCGGCCACCCCGTCGGGCACCGGCCCGTTCCGCGGCGTCCGCCTCGTGCCGCGCGAGCGTTTCGAGATGGTCGCCAACAAGGGCTATTGGGATCCGGCGCGCACGCCCAAGGTCGACCGCGTCGTGCTGCTGCCGCTGCCCGAGGCCAATGCCCGCACCGCAGCCCTCCTCGCCGGTCAGGTCGACTGGATCGAGGCTCCGGCCCCGGACGCCGTCGCGCAGATCACCTCGCGCGGCTTCAAGATGTACACCAATGCCCAGCCGCATGTCTGGCCCTGGCAGTTCTCGTTCCGCGAGGGCTCGCCCTGGCTCGATCGCCGCGTCCGCCACGCCGCCAACCTCTGCATCAACCGCGATGAGCTGAAGACGCTGCTCAACGGCCTCATGGAAGTGCCGCGCGGCACCTATCCGCCCGGCCATCCGTGGTGGGGCAACCCGACCTTCGAGATCAAGTATGACCTCGCAGCAGCTCGCCGCCTGATGACCGAAGCCGGCTTCTCGGCCCAGCGTCCGCTGTCGGTGAAGGTGCTGACCTCGGCCTCGGGCTCCGGCCAGATGCAGCCGATCGTCATGAACGAGTGGCTGCAGCAGGCGCTGAAGGAGTGCTTCTTCAACGTCGATCTGGAAGTCGCCGAATGGAACTCGGTGTTCAACAACTGGCGCGAGGGCGCAGGCTCGCCCGGCTCGCGTGGGGCGAATGCCACCAACGTCACATATGCGGCCATGGACCCGTTCTTTGGCATGCTGCGCTTCGTGACCCGGCAGACCAATCCGCCGGCCTCGAACAATTGGGGCTTCTTCAACTCCGATGAGTTCGACCAGCTCGCGGCCAAGGCCCGCTCGACCTTCGACAATGCCGGTCGCGACGCGGCATTGGCTGCCCTCCACAAGCGCATCGTCGAGGAAGCGCCGTTCCTGTGGGTCGCCCACGATGTCGGCCCGCGCGCCATCTCGGCCAAGGTGACCGGCGTCGTCCAGCCGCGCTCCTGGTTCATCGACATCGCGCCGATGGACATTGCCCGCTGA
- a CDS encoding ABC transporter substrate-binding protein, translating into MTNPAFSRRQMLAGSALLGAAPFLDLSAIHAQGASVLRIAMTASDIPLPNGQTDQGAEGMRFVGYNVFDSLILWDLSKANEPGGLVPGLATSWSVDAADPTRWTFVLRPGVTFHDGSPFNAETVVWNFDKILKKDSPQFDQRQAAQGLTRIPSVKAYRVVDAMTVEFTTQTANALFPYEMAWILMSSPAQWEKVGRSWDNFLKSPSGTGPWKVDRYTPRERLELVKNDAYWNPARRPKVDRVVLVPMPEATTRTAALLAGQVDWIEAPPTDNIAQLKSRGMQITSNVYPHNWTWHFSRAEGSPWNDIRIRKAANLAVDRAGMVELLGGMMLPAKGMVPPSSPWFGRPSFDVKTDIPAALKLMAEAGFSPQKPVSVKAIISPSGSGQMQPQVMNELIQQNLADIGIKVDFEVMDWNALTASWRAGARDPSSRGAHSTNSSYFSQDPFTALIRHLDSGLMPPRGTNWGYYSDPAMDALFAEMRSSFDPAKQLAAIRKAHEKFVDDALFLFVAHDVAPRALSPRVKGFVQAQNWYQDLCPVSMA; encoded by the coding sequence ATGACGAACCCCGCATTCAGCCGCCGCCAGATGCTCGCCGGATCCGCCCTTCTCGGCGCCGCCCCGTTCCTCGATCTGTCCGCGATCCACGCCCAGGGCGCCAGCGTCCTGCGCATCGCCATGACCGCCTCCGATATTCCGCTGCCCAACGGGCAGACCGATCAGGGCGCCGAGGGCATGCGCTTCGTCGGCTACAATGTCTTCGACAGCCTCATCCTCTGGGATCTCTCCAAGGCCAATGAGCCCGGCGGCCTCGTTCCGGGCCTCGCGACCTCGTGGTCCGTGGATGCAGCAGACCCGACGCGCTGGACCTTCGTGCTGCGCCCTGGCGTCACCTTCCATGACGGCTCGCCCTTCAATGCCGAGACGGTCGTCTGGAACTTCGACAAGATCCTCAAGAAGGATTCCCCCCAGTTCGACCAGCGCCAGGCGGCGCAAGGCCTCACTCGCATCCCCTCGGTGAAGGCCTATCGGGTCGTCGACGCGATGACGGTCGAGTTCACCACCCAAACGGCGAATGCGCTGTTCCCCTACGAAATGGCGTGGATCCTCATGTCCTCGCCGGCGCAATGGGAGAAAGTCGGCCGCAGCTGGGACAATTTCCTGAAAAGCCCGTCCGGCACCGGCCCCTGGAAGGTTGACCGCTACACGCCGCGCGAGCGGCTCGAACTGGTCAAGAACGACGCCTACTGGAACCCGGCGCGCCGGCCCAAAGTGGACCGCGTCGTGCTGGTGCCCATGCCCGAGGCGACCACCCGCACCGCGGCCCTGCTCGCTGGCCAGGTCGACTGGATCGAGGCGCCGCCGACCGACAATATCGCGCAGCTGAAATCGCGCGGCATGCAGATCACCTCCAATGTCTATCCGCACAACTGGACCTGGCATTTCTCGCGCGCCGAGGGCTCGCCCTGGAACGATATCCGCATCCGCAAGGCGGCCAATCTGGCAGTCGACCGCGCCGGCATGGTGGAACTGCTCGGCGGCATGATGCTGCCGGCCAAGGGCATGGTGCCGCCGTCGAGCCCCTGGTTCGGCAGGCCGTCCTTTGACGTGAAGACCGATATTCCCGCGGCCCTGAAGCTGATGGCGGAGGCCGGTTTCTCGCCGCAGAAGCCGGTCTCGGTGAAGGCGATCATCTCGCCCTCGGGTTCGGGCCAGATGCAGCCGCAGGTGATGAACGAGCTCATCCAGCAGAACCTCGCCGATATCGGCATCAAGGTCGATTTCGAGGTGATGGACTGGAACGCGCTGACGGCCTCCTGGCGCGCCGGCGCCCGCGATCCCTCCTCGCGCGGCGCCCATTCCACCAACTCATCCTACTTCAGCCAGGACCCGTTCACGGCCCTGATCCGCCACCTGGATTCAGGCCTCATGCCGCCGCGTGGCACCAATTGGGGCTATTATTCCGATCCCGCCATGGACGCGCTGTTCGCCGAGATGCGCTCGTCCTTCGACCCGGCGAAGCAGCTCGCCGCGATCCGCAAGGCGCACGAGAAATTCGTCGACGACGCGCTCTTCCTGTTCGTCGCCCATGACGTCGCGCCGCGCGCTTTGTCGCCGCGCGTCAAGGGCTTCGTCCAGGCACAGAACTGGTACCAGGACCTCTGTCCGGTATCGATGGCATGA
- a CDS encoding ABC transporter permease: protein MLTYLGKRLVYTIPIVLGVSIVCFALVHIAPGDPLVSVLPPDASEQLKQQMMVAYGFDRPYYEQFFKWCLRALQGDLGTSIASGRSVTTEVLNAVRNTLLLSFVATLIGFFFGLLFGFVAGYFRDSAVDKFASFLSVVGVSVPHYWLGMVLVIIFAAQLNWLPPTGAGPGGSAEWKPNWEHIRHLILPAITMSVIPMGIVSRTIRALVADILSQDFVPALRAKGLSEFGIFGHVVKNAAPTALAVMGLQLGYLLGGSILIETVFSWPGTGFLLNAAIFQRDLPLLQGTILVLALFFVMLNLIVDVIQTAIDPRIQRS from the coding sequence ATGCTGACCTATCTGGGCAAGCGCCTTGTCTACACGATCCCGATCGTGCTGGGCGTCTCCATCGTCTGCTTCGCGCTGGTGCATATCGCGCCGGGTGACCCGCTGGTCTCGGTGCTGCCGCCGGACGCTTCCGAGCAGCTGAAGCAGCAGATGATGGTCGCCTACGGCTTCGACCGTCCCTATTACGAGCAGTTCTTCAAATGGTGCCTCAGGGCGCTGCAGGGCGATCTCGGTACCTCCATCGCCAGCGGCCGCTCGGTGACCACCGAAGTGCTGAACGCGGTGCGCAACACGCTGCTGCTCTCCTTCGTCGCCACCCTGATCGGCTTCTTCTTCGGCCTGCTGTTCGGCTTTGTCGCCGGCTATTTCCGCGACAGCGCGGTCGACAAGTTTGCCTCCTTCCTGTCGGTTGTCGGCGTGTCCGTCCCGCATTACTGGCTCGGCATGGTGCTGGTCATCATCTTCGCCGCCCAGCTGAACTGGCTGCCACCCACCGGGGCCGGCCCCGGCGGGTCCGCCGAATGGAAGCCCAACTGGGAGCACATCCGCCATCTCATCCTGCCGGCGATAACCATGAGCGTGATCCCCATGGGCATCGTCTCGCGCACCATCCGTGCGCTGGTCGCCGACATCCTCAGCCAGGATTTCGTGCCGGCGCTCCGCGCCAAGGGCCTCTCGGAATTCGGCATTTTCGGCCATGTGGTGAAGAACGCCGCCCCCACCGCGCTTGCCGTCATGGGCCTGCAGCTCGGCTATCTGCTGGGCGGTTCGATCCTGATCGAGACCGTGTTCTCCTGGCCCGGCACCGGCTTCCTGCTCAACGCCGCGATCTTCCAGCGCGACCTGCCGCTGCTCCAGGGCACGATCCTCGTGCTCGCCCTGTTCTTCGTCATGCTCAATCTCATCGTCGACGTCATCCAGACGGCGATCGACCCACGCATCCAGCGGAGCTGA
- a CDS encoding ABC transporter permease: MSSVASLLPQDPAKTIAPIERSPGYWAGVITRFKKDKVAIIAGSLVLILVLIAVFAPWIAPADPYAGRTIRRLRPVGTTGFPLGTDELGRDMLSRLIFGARYSLMMGVTPVLMAFGIGTLIGVIAGYVGGKTNTVIMRTIDVFYAFPSVLLAVALSGALGAGIQNALVSLTVVFIPPIARVAEAVTTQVRNRDYVEAARASGANALTIIRVHVLGNVLGPIFVYATGLISVSMILASGLSFLGLGVRPPEPEWGLMLNTLRTAIYTQPIVAALPGAMIFITSISFNMLADGLRNAMDVKV; the protein is encoded by the coding sequence ATGAGTTCCGTTGCATCCCTGCTGCCGCAGGATCCCGCCAAGACCATTGCGCCGATCGAGCGTTCGCCCGGCTACTGGGCCGGCGTCATCACCCGCTTCAAGAAGGACAAGGTTGCCATCATCGCGGGCTCGCTCGTGCTGATCCTCGTGCTGATCGCCGTCTTCGCACCCTGGATCGCACCGGCCGATCCCTATGCCGGGCGCACCATCCGCCGCCTCCGCCCCGTCGGCACGACCGGGTTCCCGCTCGGCACCGACGAGCTCGGCCGCGACATGCTCTCACGCCTGATCTTCGGCGCGCGCTATTCCCTGATGATGGGCGTGACGCCGGTGCTCATGGCCTTCGGCATCGGCACGCTGATCGGCGTCATTGCCGGCTATGTCGGCGGCAAGACCAACACCGTCATCATGCGCACCATCGACGTGTTCTACGCTTTCCCGTCCGTGCTGCTGGCGGTCGCCCTGTCGGGCGCGCTCGGCGCCGGCATCCAGAACGCGCTGGTATCGCTGACGGTTGTGTTCATTCCGCCGATCGCCCGCGTCGCCGAGGCCGTCACCACCCAGGTGCGCAACCGCGACTATGTCGAAGCCGCCCGCGCCTCCGGCGCCAATGCGCTCACCATCATCCGCGTCCACGTGCTGGGCAATGTGTTGGGGCCGATCTTCGTCTATGCGACCGGCCTCATCTCGGTCTCGATGATCCTGGCCTCCGGCCTTTCGTTCCTCGGCCTTGGCGTCCGCCCGCCCGAGCCGGAATGGGGCCTGATGCTCAACACGCTGCGCACCGCGATCTACACCCAGCCAATCGTCGCGGCGCTGCCCGGCGCGATGATCTTCATCACCTCGATCTCCTTCAACATGCTGGCCGACGGCCTGCGCAACGCGATGGACGTGAAGGTATGA
- a CDS encoding ABC transporter ATP-binding protein — protein sequence MSIQPLLTVRGLVKHFPIAGGLFGPKKVVRAVDGVEFDVLDGETLGIVGESGCGKSTTARLLMHLMDPTAGEILFDAAKVGSPDLSLSEYRRQVQMVFQDSYASLNPRLTIEASVAFGPQVHGVPTNEAIERARDLLGRVGLDPTRFAGRYPHELSGGQRQRVNIARALALQPKVVILDEAVSALDKSVEAQVLNLLLDLKDEFKLTYIFISHDLNVVRYMSDRVMVMYLGKVAEIGPSDAIFGKAAHPYSGALTRSMPTMDPDNRTMQAPISGDPPNPIDPPSGCRFHTRCTFVEASCSGREPVLTPVGEHHQVACLMSEPGSGHSKAPAVQVAA from the coding sequence ATGAGCATCCAGCCGCTCCTCACCGTCCGCGGGCTCGTCAAGCATTTCCCGATCGCCGGTGGCCTGTTCGGGCCGAAGAAGGTGGTACGCGCGGTCGATGGCGTCGAATTCGACGTGCTCGACGGCGAGACGCTCGGCATTGTCGGCGAATCCGGCTGCGGCAAGTCGACCACCGCCCGCCTGCTCATGCACCTGATGGACCCGACCGCCGGCGAGATCCTGTTCGACGCCGCCAAGGTCGGCTCGCCCGATCTCTCGCTGTCGGAATACCGCCGCCAGGTGCAGATGGTGTTCCAGGACTCATACGCGTCCCTCAATCCGCGCCTGACCATCGAGGCCTCCGTCGCCTTCGGGCCGCAGGTGCACGGTGTGCCGACAAACGAGGCCATCGAGCGCGCGCGCGACCTGCTCGGCCGCGTCGGCCTCGACCCCACCCGCTTTGCCGGCCGCTATCCGCACGAGCTCTCCGGCGGCCAGCGCCAGCGCGTCAACATTGCCCGAGCGCTTGCCCTTCAGCCCAAGGTCGTGATCCTCGACGAGGCGGTCTCGGCGCTCGACAAGTCGGTGGAGGCGCAGGTCCTGAACCTGCTCCTCGACCTCAAGGACGAGTTCAAGCTGACCTATATCTTCATCTCCCACGACCTCAACGTCGTCCGCTACATGTCGGACCGGGTCATGGTCATGTATCTCGGCAAGGTCGCGGAGATCGGTCCCTCGGATGCGATCTTCGGCAAGGCGGCGCATCCCTATTCGGGCGCGCTCACCCGCTCCATGCCGACCATGGACCCCGACAACCGCACCATGCAGGCGCCGATCTCGGGCGATCCGCCGAACCCGATCGACCCGCCATCCGGCTGCCGCTTCCACACCCGCTGCACCTTCGTGGAGGCCTCCTGTTCGGGCCGTGAGCCGGTGCTGACGCCGGTCGGCGAGCATCACCAGGTGGCCTGCCTGATGTCGGAACCGGGCTCGGGCCATTCCAAGGCGCCGGCCGTGCAGGTGGCCGCGTGA
- a CDS encoding ABC transporter ATP-binding protein yields the protein MLTTPPIVDIQNLKVTFTGGAKPISAINGVDLSLERGETLAILGESGSGKSVTLRAMLRLNPEKRTRIEGTIQVAGEDVLALKPKELQAFRGRTVSMIFQEPALALDPVYTLGEQIAETIVKHEGGSKDQAMKRALDLFERVRIPSPERRLGNYPHEMSGGMRQRAMIALALACNPKVLLADEPTTALDATVQIQILLLIRELQREFGIAVMFVTHDIGVAVEVADRVAVMYGGRIVEMGPIRDIIRSPRHPYTIGLMKSRAHDALAKGTRLEVIPGSPPDLANLPPGCAFAPRCKLALPSCSEGQPDPVAVGDGHEARCFRTDQTIAA from the coding sequence ATGCTGACCACGCCGCCCATTGTCGACATCCAGAACCTCAAGGTCACCTTCACCGGCGGCGCGAAGCCCATCTCGGCCATCAACGGCGTCGACCTCTCGCTGGAGCGCGGCGAGACGCTGGCGATCCTCGGCGAGTCCGGTTCCGGCAAGTCGGTCACGCTGCGCGCCATGCTCCGCCTCAACCCGGAGAAGCGCACCCGCATCGAGGGCACGATCCAGGTCGCTGGCGAGGATGTTCTGGCGCTGAAGCCGAAAGAACTCCAGGCCTTCCGCGGCCGTACCGTCTCCATGATCTTCCAGGAGCCGGCCCTCGCCCTCGATCCCGTCTACACGCTGGGCGAGCAGATCGCGGAGACCATCGTCAAGCACGAGGGCGGCTCGAAGGACCAGGCGATGAAACGCGCGCTCGACCTGTTCGAGCGGGTCCGCATTCCCTCGCCCGAACGGCGCCTCGGCAATTACCCGCACGAAATGTCCGGCGGCATGCGCCAGCGTGCCATGATCGCGCTGGCGCTCGCCTGCAATCCGAAAGTCCTGCTCGCCGACGAGCCGACGACTGCGCTCGACGCCACCGTGCAGATCCAGATCCTGCTGCTGATCCGCGAATTGCAGCGTGAATTCGGCATCGCCGTGATGTTCGTCACCCACGATATCGGCGTGGCCGTCGAGGTCGCCGACCGCGTGGCGGTGATGTATGGCGGCCGCATCGTCGAGATGGGGCCGATCCGCGATATCATCCGGTCGCCCCGCCACCCCTACACGATCGGCCTGATGAAGAGCCGCGCCCATGACGCGCTCGCCAAGGGCACCAGGCTCGAGGTGATCCCCGGATCGCCGCCCGATCTCGCCAATCTGCCGCCGGGCTGCGCCTTCGCGCCGCGCTGCAAGCTCGCCCTGCCATCCTGCTCGGAGGGACAGCCCGACCCGGTCGCTGTCGGCGACGGCCACGAGGCCCGCTGCTTCCGCACGGACCAGACGATTGCGGCGTGA
- a CDS encoding DUF2867 domain-containing protein — MQARAVTPDIDPGSLLAGAGFIDAFRIVVTDSAIDAPTAAERMMGRSPRWVTALLKLRNVIVRPLGLKGPVEQALPSTERIGIFPVISRSPERVVVGLDDRHLDFRAVIDVTILGNSRQITASTIVKTHNWLGRTYLATIMPFHRVIVRTMLEQVKAP, encoded by the coding sequence ATGCAGGCCCGCGCCGTTACTCCCGACATCGATCCCGGCAGCCTGCTGGCCGGCGCCGGGTTCATCGACGCCTTTCGCATCGTGGTCACCGATAGCGCGATCGACGCGCCAACGGCGGCGGAGCGCATGATGGGGCGAAGCCCACGCTGGGTGACCGCGCTCCTGAAGCTCCGCAATGTCATCGTCAGGCCCCTCGGGCTCAAGGGGCCTGTCGAACAGGCGTTGCCTTCGACCGAGCGCATTGGCATCTTCCCGGTGATCAGCCGCTCGCCGGAGCGGGTGGTTGTCGGCCTGGATGACAGGCATCTGGATTTCCGAGCCGTTATCGACGTGACGATCCTCGGCAACTCCCGTCAGATTACTGCCAGCACGATCGTCAAGACCCACAATTGGCTCGGCCGCACCTATCTTGCGACCATCATGCCGTTTCACCGCGTCATCGTGCGCACCATGCTGGAGCAGGTGAAGGCGCCCTAG
- a CDS encoding aspartate/glutamate racemase family protein translates to MHVTVINPNTTASMTRAIGEAARAAAAAGTTIVATNPDSGPASIEGYYDEVFSIPGLIAEMKKARGTDAFVIACFDDTGLDGARSLADVPVIGIGEAAMHMATLVATRFSVITTLKVSVPALEHNVRKYGFDARCGRVRACEVPVLALEDPASGARAKISSEIVRAKDEDGAEAIVLGCAGMAELAASLTREHGLPVIDGVASAVKLAEAMIGLGLKTSKVGGYAPPRAKAYAGTFAWAAP, encoded by the coding sequence ATGCACGTGACGGTGATCAATCCGAACACCACGGCCTCGATGACCCGCGCCATCGGGGAGGCCGCCCGCGCCGCGGCCGCCGCCGGCACAACCATCGTCGCCACCAATCCCGACAGCGGTCCTGCCTCCATCGAGGGCTATTACGACGAGGTCTTCTCGATTCCCGGCCTGATCGCCGAGATGAAGAAGGCTCGCGGCACCGACGCCTTCGTCATCGCCTGTTTCGACGATACCGGCCTCGATGGCGCCCGCTCGCTGGCGGATGTGCCGGTCATCGGCATCGGTGAGGCCGCGATGCACATGGCAACGCTGGTCGCGACCCGATTCTCGGTGATCACCACGCTCAAGGTCTCGGTCCCGGCGCTGGAACACAATGTCCGCAAATATGGCTTCGACGCCCGCTGCGGCCGGGTCCGGGCCTGCGAGGTGCCGGTTCTGGCGCTCGAGGATCCGGCTTCCGGCGCGCGCGCCAAGATCTCGTCCGAGATTGTCAGGGCCAAGGACGAGGATGGCGCCGAGGCCATTGTTCTTGGCTGCGCGGGGATGGCGGAACTTGCGGCATCCCTCACCCGCGAGCACGGGCTGCCGGTGATCGACGGGGTAGCGTCCGCGGTGAAGCTCGCCGAGGCGATGATCGGGCTCGGCCTCAAGACCTCGAAGGTCGGCGGCTATGCCCCGCCGAGGGCGAAGGCCTATGCCGGGACTTTCGCCTGGGCAGCTCCTTGA
- a CDS encoding PilZ domain-containing protein, with product MEERRAALRSRTFWKGTVLFPGGLRSTECTVRNFSETGARLDCGGVSDIPDHFQLKIPQKGSALFRCKVAWRRVGEIGVHFETDDVAISENSLVRKIEALEGQNRALLRRLRNDDSGY from the coding sequence ATGGAAGAGCGCCGCGCGGCCTTGCGTTCGAGAACGTTCTGGAAAGGCACAGTGCTGTTTCCGGGCGGCCTCCGCTCGACCGAATGCACGGTGCGCAACTTCTCGGAAACCGGTGCTCGACTGGACTGCGGCGGCGTCAGCGACATTCCCGATCATTTTCAGCTGAAGATTCCACAGAAGGGCAGCGCGCTTTTCAGGTGCAAGGTCGCCTGGCGGCGCGTCGGCGAGATCGGCGTCCATTTCGAGACGGACGACGTCGCAATCAGCGAAAACTCGCTGGTCCGCAAGATCGAGGCCCTGGAAGGTCAGAACCGGGCGCTGCTGCGCCGATTGCGCAACGACGACAGCGGTTACTGA
- a CDS encoding DUF2798 domain-containing protein — protein sequence MPSKAAVIQPILMAGVMAFLMTALITYLNLGIPPDYLGRWMHAFVIAWPAAALAAYVAIPIAKRVTGRIVTFLESRGL from the coding sequence ATGCCCTCGAAAGCCGCCGTGATCCAGCCCATCCTGATGGCCGGCGTCATGGCCTTCCTGATGACCGCCCTGATCACCTATCTGAACCTCGGCATTCCCCCCGATTATCTCGGCCGCTGGATGCATGCCTTCGTCATTGCCTGGCCGGCGGCAGCCCTGGCAGCCTATGTCGCCATTCCGATCGCCAAGCGCGTCACGGGCCGGATCGTCACGTTCCTGGAAAGCCGCGGCCTTTGA
- a CDS encoding DUF2852 domain-containing protein has translation MHHAHSSMTFASAPADRTPPFAGGWRGALDRRWHPMELASMIVGFVLFWPIGLAILGWKKWTGAPKSPRDGRSSTNFARDLGGDTGNSAFEAFKQAELERLEAERLKLHQAQADFGVYLERLKQARDREEFDRFMGERATDQSPRPAA, from the coding sequence ATGCATCATGCCCATTCCTCCATGACCTTCGCTTCGGCCCCGGCCGACCGCACCCCGCCATTCGCCGGAGGCTGGCGCGGCGCGCTCGACCGCCGCTGGCACCCGATGGAACTCGCCTCGATGATCGTCGGCTTCGTGCTGTTCTGGCCGATCGGTCTGGCGATCCTCGGCTGGAAGAAGTGGACCGGCGCGCCCAAGTCGCCCCGCGATGGCCGCAGCTCGACCAATTTTGCGCGAGACCTCGGCGGCGATACCGGCAACAGCGCCTTCGAGGCGTTCAAGCAGGCCGAACTGGAGCGGCTCGAGGCCGAGCGGCTGAAGCTTCATCAGGCGCAGGCGGATTTCGGGGTCTATCTCGAGCGCTTGAAGCAGGCCCGTGACCGCGAGGAATTCGACCGGTTCATGGGCGAGCGCGCCACGGACCAGTCGCCGAGGCCCGCCGCGTGA
- a CDS encoding TetR/AcrR family transcriptional regulator, with protein sequence MTISSKAGNLADRRGYHHGNLREALIEGAKRLIAERGPAGFTLSDAAKIAGVSPAAPYRHFKDRQALLREVAKQGFEALGARLKATALQAGAGGEGFFAMGKAYLAFAREEPAYYAAMFNTGQPEEPSSGQDDPGFAILQAAVARMLGTTDPAKTRPAALLVFALTHGLASLSAPGSIAAPGGVADPEKALEIGVSALLKGLPQVLGPSS encoded by the coding sequence ATGACGATATCATCCAAGGCCGGAAATCTCGCCGACCGGCGCGGCTACCATCACGGCAATCTGCGCGAGGCGTTGATCGAGGGCGCAAAGCGATTGATCGCCGAGCGCGGCCCCGCGGGCTTCACGCTGTCGGATGCCGCCAAGATTGCCGGTGTCTCCCCGGCCGCCCCCTATCGCCATTTCAAGGATCGCCAGGCCCTCTTGCGCGAAGTGGCCAAGCAAGGTTTCGAAGCGCTTGGGGCCCGGCTGAAGGCAACGGCCCTGCAAGCCGGTGCCGGCGGCGAGGGCTTCTTCGCCATGGGCAAGGCCTATCTCGCTTTCGCGCGCGAGGAGCCGGCCTATTACGCGGCCATGTTCAATACCGGCCAGCCGGAAGAACCCTCGTCCGGGCAGGACGATCCAGGCTTCGCGATCCTGCAGGCGGCTGTGGCGCGCATGCTCGGAACGACCGATCCCGCCAAGACCCGGCCAGCCGCCTTGCTGGTCTTTGCCCTGACACATGGGCTCGCCTCGCTATCCGCTCCCGGATCCATTGCTGCGCCTGGAGGCGTGGCCGATCCGGAAAAGGCCCTTGAGATTGGCGTCAGCGCTCTCCTGAAGGGTTTGCCGCAGGTTCTCGGCCCCAGTTCCTGA